AGTCAGAAAAACCCTTGTACTGTATGCATCTCATCAAGAATTAgacatttaaaggagaatgaaacccttgaaaccagctgaatccatatcaaagagaaaaatcaaaggaacacattgttgaaagtttgaggaagattgaatgaataataagaaagttatgagcatttgaatattgagatcactagtgccatgtagatcctctcattggcaatgcgaccaagatctgtgatgtcacacacgtacaactctcccatttggacactgaaaatataccccaaaacatttctttttgctcattctaatcatatgacaaacgattcatcaatgatataattgtgaaacctctgtatttgtcatctcataaagagaacacctcaccttgtgatagactctataaaagtgagaatataaatgaaataagtactaaagtaatgagggagttgtacgtgtgtgatatcacagatcttggtcgcattgccgatgggaggatctacatggcactagtgatctcaatattcaaatgctcataactttcttattattcattcaatcttcctcaaactttcaacaatgtgttcctttgatttttctctttgatatggattcagctggtttcaagggtttcattctcctttaaagaccAAAAGCTTCACTTCACTCTGTCTTGTCGGTTGTTCCACTGGACTCACGCGTCagtaacgttggggaagaacaataggaaacaggatggcggcgtaaacatcgggcaagtctcctccgtcttttcaaaatatttttctcatttttttatgaattcttgtttaaaaatgaaatcgatagcgtagaaatgtcagaaatgaagttcccatttacatgatttagcgctaggcctagatcttttaagtagaaatctcgggggcgaaagtttcaggtctTTTGGCGGTACATTGAGATGAATGGGAAGGAATtcctggctccgtggagagtaagcatacgttagatgatttttactctctactCTAGTAGTAGGACTAACGTTAGGagtaggagcctcctggctacttCAGGCTGAccttttcttggacttgcccttaACAGTAGGGCCAAGCTAACTTTAATGTTACggttagacaggaataaccatcgtttctggggatctatttaacaatttctgacattttactatgcCTATGGTGAGTgcagccaacgcagttcagcggaacaaccaaatacagagactgaagcttttggtctaaagaCTAAGCTAACGTAACTCTAGACCAGAGCTTTCGCAATGCTGCGATCTCGATCTCCAAAACTCACTCGCCCGCACCGTACCGCCCCGGCCCCGCTGCTGAGTGCTGGTGCAAAGCCAAAGGCACTTGAGTTGAATTGAGGCGCCTGCGCCAGACTCTCACACTGTCTGAGTGTTACTCTGTTGTTAGGCTAACTTAAGCTTACAGCAGCTACCGGTACCGTACGGAACACAAAACAATGTAATTTGTACCTGTAAATCTTATCTCTGCCTTCAGTAAAGcttaaatatttcatcaaatcgcGAATTGGTTCCGAGGGGCGGGTCTGCTTCGCCATGATTGAATCAAGTGCACGTTTGGATTGTTAAGAACTTTGAAATTTTCGTCTAATTTATAGATGTTGGTATATAGACATATCTTTAACGTTGTGGATTTCCGGTCTGCATTTTTATTTAGCCGAAAGTTTCAGCTTGAATGTCATATCGAGCGTCGTCTGTATATTGCTCTTGAAATTTGTAAgaccttttgtatttatttagttttatgCCTAATGCCATTattgatgtatatattttaattatagTTAATTGATTAACACTTTTTGATCGATTATTTCATAAGTACAATGTCAGTTGTTCTGAAAAGGGAAGGTAGATGAAGGCATAGCTCTCTAACCCTTGACTTCAGTCCCATATGTCGCACTTGATGTTAGCAAATCAATGTCGGAACGTGTTGTGCgtaggcctaacgttagtcgTATAAGTATCTGTATCACTATCAATGATCAGTGTATcgtattgccggacacctttatttcagtcaTTCAGTGCTTTAAAAGTGACAATTAGAGGAAATACATTCCAGACAAATtcgcacttgctattccaaatataatgaaaattattatttttatggtaTTGTTTGATATTTACCAACCGTTTTATTTGCATCGCACGCGCACTTGAGTCTTGACTGGCCGCATAACCTTGCATGCTTGTGTGAGTGCTGCATGCCATGATCCCTCcatgaaaaaaacaatttattttcttgcgtgacaaattacatcatgattccggacgggTGAAGATATTCTTGATTTATAATGACGTAAGaaaaatttgtgtgattttttcttcatatacatgtattatttataTCATGCGTAATTTAATTCTAACGTTTTTTTATTCTaaagtttttgtttgctttttttcatatcgaatctgagcagatgttggtaatattTGTGTTTGCTaactaattttattttttcttgttaggcctagctgcatgttccatgaCTCTTCAATATTAATACTTGTTCATATCGTGATGCTCATTAAGTTCTACTGATGCGCTGTCAATCGTCGACGGCAATACAGTAGCcatcgacgatcacccacaccACACCTCAAACTTCAAAGGCTCAACATTTGATCAAGGGCGTGGACGAGATTAAAATTCGGCAagtcaggcccatatttccgtcagaaaatatattgattgttaatgcaaaatgatgttatatgatattttaagcattttctgtcattttagagataaataatgtATAAGTTTGATTTATTCTACTTGTTTGCTCTCTGGAATTGAActgcggaagtcttacggtacgaaatcGTTTTCATAtgcagtaatatgcgcgtccggaatcatgatagtGTCCGCTAATACGATATGTGACTATACCACCATTTAGTACCAATGAGGGCCCAAATGTCAGAacattaacatcaaaatataaaaatgagacaaaacaaagaaaagctTGATGAATTTTTAAACTCCTCAAGACACACATTTTTCTGTCAAGAGTCTAAGTTACAGCATTATTAATTATTTCTAAATTCCAAAGAGAATCAAAAACTAGTCAAAGACAAAgtgaaaatcaaatgaaaaaggtGGTAGATCTAGATCTCGGCTAGAATAAAAATTGATGAGAAATTTGCAGTTTTCCATGGCCATGGGCAGTCATGACATTGGCAATGATAAGAGTCAGGAATTACCCTTTTCTTTGACTTTAGTTtagattcatgaaaaaaattataattaaaatgCAGAGCTGAGTGAGGATGATGAGctaacgtagttcagcggaacaagcTTGTTTAGATAGATCTCAAATAGTAGATCTGCCTAAAGTTACTTGACCTATAATTTCAGTTCTATGACTTAAAGGTCTACTCCcacgacaattgctcctacTAGTCCTAAAGTACTTAGAGTTAACTAAAAATACACATGTTAGATCTAAGCCAAATATAAACCCAAGCTTCAAACATTAACTTAACCTCAATCCTAATCACAAGAAGATTCTTAACTACCAAAAACCTACCATGTACAACTCTAAAACTTACCTTATAATATCGACTTCAGAGAAATTGGCAGAGGACGATGTGTCTACTTCGTATGAGAAAACATCGCATTACCATAATTTTATCCTTCTGTGATGCATTGCAATACGTCATGATACGGATGGGTGTGCATTTTCCTTTTCAACCTACTTTTCTGTCTCCCTCTCTTCCATTTTTTCCACTTctgtttgttttcttcttctacaACATGTAGATCTACTAGTACGCTTTAGATGATCTAAagccatagagatgtatactagtaacgctagagggcgtacttcgtcaaatcgctgTGATTACGTGGAGACCGtccgccattgctcgataggtattCGCAGCCTACCATGAGCGTACAGTACCTATGGGGCATGTACACGGATGAGCACAGAACATGACAAATTGATGACATATGAGCACGAAAGCATatggaaaagcaaaattgtaaatattgcactggattaaagttcaaatacaacaaaaatctagcaaaactgaggtcaaaaggcctatataggcctatctatagCGCATATACAGGCAAACGATTTAAAGtcccaattgtttttgcttaggTAAAATTTCGATACATTaatatgacttctattttctaatgatttggaagagatgaatatcaaaaataacatttaggcctaggtcctgataaataaatttaatgtgttttaatatgatttgatgTACATTAACCTAAGAAAATTCATAGGCCATATCACAGTGTCTGATGCATCTGAGACGctgtatcgaaaaaaaaaaccactgtGACGTTTAAGTCTCATTAATTTGTATGTCCCTCGTTAGCAAGTCACAAAATCAAACCGAGTTGCGATACCAATTGTTGAACTCTTGAATGCATGGTTCGACCTGCAGTTTAATGAAACAATAAACAATCATAAATTGAATGTCATGAAAAACTTGTACAATTGTCGAATGTAGCGTTAATAATCCAATACCTATACATTCACAAAGCCTTTAAATTGTACACGAGTCTAAGACATCAACTGACCAGATAATCTAACAACTGTCCTTATTTGTTTCTTATGTTGTTATCATAAAGCTCTCAATTACCGGTATTCATCATTAGGCTGCATCCGAAATAAATAACTACAATAACAAACCATTTTGTAACTATAACCTCAACTGAAACATCAAGGTATGATTAAATTCTCACATTTGTTTCTCATATCCAAAATTCTATATTAAAAACACATTCAGCCATGCCTAAGGCTACAGAAAATATGCCCCTAGCAAGGCATCCCTAGGTTAGCTTGTAACCTTTGACCTACTTTCAGTCATACCACTTGTGCATGACTATTATGACATAAATTACCACTATTATCATAGACATGAATTATCATCACTAACAAACTTCATGCAATTATGTACCATTTACTTTTCATATCTTATGTAAATAAACGTTTACTAGCTTAAATCAACACACGTGCGTGCTGCGGTCAAGTTTCGCGCACTACACACACAGTATTGTACTTATACATATGTACATAGACACACCGAAACTTTCACTGAACATGAGCGATAATTCATACAACTTTTGTAAcaaaattttcaccaaaatattcatcatttaaATCATTTCTCAATACAAACTATCAGTCAACTATTCTTTATCATATAAACATCTATTTTTAGAATACTTACAACATTGGGCTTGgtcaaaaagcaaaataacGATGACAACAAATTAGCAAGTGTTCCCAAACCAAGTAAAAACATGGGGGACAAAATACAACGCCCTCTACCGATTGGCAACAAAACCTACGCTTCTGACGTCACCGAAACTTTGTGACCCGGAAACGATATGTAAATTTCACACTATAACCACTTTGCATCGTACACTCTACATTCCGGCCCCCTAAATGTGAAGCCTATACAGCTGAACATTTACAACAGAATTAAATATTAGCACATCATCTTTACATGTGTTACACAATTTCCAAAATAATCGCTGCATGCGTAGTATCTTACACACGACTTGTGCATTAAATATTTACACCTTCTTTTGCTAGAAATCAAATGgacataaatttgcataaatcaaCTCCAAAATGAAGACAAATGTCTCCCTTGCATACACTCATGCAACTTCTTTGTTATTATGTTAATGAGAATTCTCATCAAAAAGACAATATTGTGGCATTCTTATTCTACAGCTACAGtaacatatttacattttttatttatttatttatttttttttttttttttatacaaaaatatatatatcaaatcataatttggttCATTCTTCATCTTGAACCTGAAATAAACAATAATGCATCCTTTCAAACTTTGAGTGAAATGTTATACTGCAATAATCTTCTCTGTAATACAAGGCAAATACTCCttttaaatatatacaaattaacaCAACGTTCAGTTTGTACAAATTACTACGAAAAATGCAAACATCATTCATAAAACTAACCAAAGTggcttgatatgatgcaaaggAGTCCAATTTCTCAAACTGGACTAGATATGAGACAATTCTGCTGCTTGTAAAGTTTTACCTCCTCTAATTATGTTTTAGAAAAACCTTTTATTATAGTCTTTTAATTCTATCACAAAATCACATTTGTCAAACTATAAATTCACCTCTTAAACAAACATTGTATATTTGACACCTGAATGCTTCCTGAATTCAGCTTTCCTTACAACAAACACATTATTGTATAAAGGAATTTTCAgtcacaaatttgcaataacatgCACCTGTTTCTTGTGTAATCATACTGAGTAAATCTTTCACATATAAATCAGAAAGTCCACATTTAcaacatgtatgaataattgTTCACTGTTTCTTTAAAGAGGGAGGGAAAAGTTCTGAGTTCAATGTTCAGCAGTGGGTCAAACTTGAAGCTCACAGATTGTAAGAGTTTAATAACATTTTAGAGTTCAGGTTAAAGTTCATTCTGACTCTGGAATTCTCTCTCTGAATAAATTCTTCTGCAAATTTCTCCAAAACAGTCACTTCTCTGTTGTAGAGTTCTCTGAGcgaaatgattgaaatattataaattCTCTCAAATTCTTCTTTTCAAACAGTCTTGGCTGGATAAATTgctcaaaagaaaaagaaaattgttcaATATCACAGATAAACTATGCTTCTTCATCTGGGTTGATCCACTAATACCGATTGCTCCAAATATCTCGTTGGCTCAAATAGCAAATGCTccaaaattattaatttcaaatatataaGAGGCAGCGCTTGGCTTGCACCTCATCacaacatatttcatatttcctagcTGTTGTGATATAGATTCAATTCCACAAATTTTCACAGATCCCCTTCCAAAATTAGGCATAACTTGCTAACAGGTCTCAGCCGCACACCCATCTTGGTTTTGACCTCACATTGACGGATGAGACCCTTCCTATCAGGCCTCGTCTGTAGCACTCGTCCCAGTAGCCAGGAGTTTCTCGGTGCATTTTGGTCAACCAAAAGGACAACGTCGCCAACCTGGATGTTGCGTCTCGGAGAAACCCATCTCTGCCTGGCTTGCAGTTGAGGTAAGTATTCTTTTACCCATCTAGACCAGAATACATCCGACAGGTACTGCACTTGCCGCCATCTTCTCCTTGCATATACATCCGTATTGACAGTGATGGAAGGAGGTAGCTGTGGTTTAGTGTTCAGTAGAAGCACATGATTTGGAGTTAACGCTTCCACATCATTGACATCATTTGTTACCATGGTGATTGGCCTGCTATTTATGATACTCTCTATCTCACAGAAAAGTGTTTGCAGGCCTTCATCAGTCAGTATCTGCTGTGTAGTGAGAGAAAATAGCACCTTTCTGACAGTCTTGATCATTCTCTCCCACACTCCTCCATGATGCGAGGCACCTGGGGGGTTAAAGGTCCACTTTACTTCCTTCTGGAGGAGCTCATCATGGAGTTGTGACTGGTTCCATTTTCTGATTTCCATTCTTAGCTCCTTCTCAGCTCCGACTAAATTGGTACCATTGTCAGATCTGATCTCTTTAACATTTCCTCTCCTTGCCATAAATCGTCTGATGGCATTTATACATGAGTCAGTGTCTAAGGAATGTGCCATCTCTATATGAATAGCACGTATCGCCAGACATGTGAATACTACTCCATACCGTTTCTCCATGCAGCGTCCCCTTTTCACATCTATAGGTCCGAAATAGTCCACACCAACTCTAGTAAAGGGGGGCTCATCTGGTCTGATTCTGTCTTCAGGTAAATCGGACATCTGCTGTTCCATTACCTTTCCTCTCTGCCTTTTACACATGACACATTTGCCCACCATACTTCTAATCAATGAGCTGGCTCCTGTTATCCAGTACTTCTGATGAAGGATTGATATCATGTGATTTCTGCCACTGTGACCAGATACTTCATGGATTTTCCTCAGAACAAGCATAGTCACGTGACTGTCTTTAGGCAGTATCACTGGGTGCTTAGCTTCATGTGGTAGAGAAGACCTACTCAATCTGCCACCCACTCGAAGGAGGCCATCATCCATCTTAGGATCCAGCTTGTAGATCTTACTGTTTTTCTTTACTGTCTTCCACTTCTGATTAGCTCCACCATCGTCTGACTGTGCTGTGTTCAAGGCATTTATTTCCTCTGGAAATGCTCTCTTTTGCTCATATGAAAGAATTTTCTTCTCTGCTTCTCTCATTTCATCTAGTGTCAGTCTAGCTTTCAAAGTCTCTGGTGGATCAGATTTATGTTTGAGCCATACAAAGAACCTCCGAATCCAGCATACTGCTCTCTTTAACCTGTACCAAGTGGAGTAGTGGCTCAGAAATTCCAAAGTATGGTCAGTCTCAGTTGTCTCCACCATGAATGACTTCCCGTCACTTTTGACCTCAAGATCACTGTCATTTCCTAGTTTGACATCTGTCACATCTTCAGGCCATGTACTCTCATCATGATAGAGGAAGTCAGGTCCATGTAGCCATCTTTTGTTTTCCTTCATCTCATTGGCAGTCATACCCCTAGAGGCTTCGTCGGCAGGATTCAGACTTGTCCTCACATGACGCCACTGGTTTGGGTCTGACTTATCTCTGATTGCTGCAACTCTATTAGCAACAAATGTTTTGAACCTCCTGTCCTCGTTCTTGATATATCTCAAGACAATGGTACTGTCAGTCCAGAACGTCGACTTTGAGATGTTGACATCTAGCTCCTGTCTCAGAACTCCATCAAGTTTTGTTGCTAGAGTTGCTGCCATTAGTTCAAGCCTCGGCACTGTTACTTTCTTTAAAGGTGTGAGTCTAGACTTGGCCAATATCAGACTACAATTCACTGTCCCTTCTGTGTTTACCATCACTAAGTAACTCACTGCTCCGTAGGCCTTCTCTGATGCATCAGAAAAATGGTGTAACTGGTAGTCCTTCACAGCCCCGAAGTCATGTGGCTTGATACATCTATTTATTGACATGTTTGACATCTCTGGCAGATCCTTCAGCCAGTCTTCCCATTCTTGTCCTTCACGGTCAGGTACTGGTTCATCCCATTTTAACTTCAATCTGCATAACTCTTGCAAAATGCTCTTTGCTTTCAGGATGTAAGGACTGATGAACCCCAGAGGATCGTAAATGGACGAAACCACACTCAGCAAACCTCTCCTTGTAGGTGGCTTCTTCTTCGGTACAGCCTTGTACACGAAGCAGTCAGTTTCAATGTCCCAACTCAGTCCGAGAGCCCTGTCTACTGGTAGTGCATCATGGTTTAAATCTAATCCCTTTGCCTGCTTTGCTCTCTCTGTTTCTGGGATTGATTCCAGCACATCAGGATGATTACTTAGCCATTTGGTGAGTCTGAACCCACCTTCCAAGAGCAAACTTCTCAGCTCAGCAACAATCTTTACAGCTCTCTGTACATCATCCACGGACACCAGACAATCGTCCACGTAGAAATTGTGTTGTACCATCTTGACAACTTCCTCATCATACTCTGCCCGATGATCTGCAGCTGTCAGGCGAAGGGCATAAGTGCAGCAGCTGGGACTCCATGTCCCCCCAAACAAGTGGACACACATTCTATAGACCTCTGGTTGAGCTGTCATATCTCCTGAAGGCCACCACAGGAACTTAAGCACATCTCTATCTGCTTCTGGAACCCTCACCTGATGAAACATGGCCTCTATATCAGCCATTATTGCCACTGGTGCTTGTCTGAATCTGAGAAGAACTCCAATGAGTTTATTTGTTAAGTCTGGACCTTGGTAGACTACATCGTTCAAAGCAGTCCCATTACACTTTGAGGCACAGTCGAAAACGATTCGCACCTTATCCGGCTTCATGGCATGCAGGACTGGGTGGTGGGGAAGGTACCATTGTGCCTTATCATCGTGGAAGGAATCTTCTTTAGGCACCTTTTCACAGAAGCCCTTCTGTAACAGATCATTCATGccttctgtgtattttgagcgCAATCTGTCATCCTTGCTCAGTTTTCTGCTAAGGCTCACCAGTCTCTGCTCTGCTACCCATCTGTTATTTGGAAGCTCTGGTGGTCGCTGTTTAAATGGTATGGGCAGCTGATAATGTCCATCTTCCATGGCCTTTCCTTTTGCCCATATCTCAGTTACCTTTCTGTCATTCACCGACAGGCCTCTTTCATCAGCGGTTTCTGCTTCCAACTTCCAAAATCTTTCAAGCTGCGTCTCCAGATGACAATCCCCATTAATAAAGCTGCTTGAAGCCTTGACATGTCCCTGATTAGCCTCTCCAGATATCGGACCATGTAAGGACCATCCAAGAATTGTACGTACAGCATATGGTCCAGTCTCTGCCTTTCTCACCTCCAGAGGAATGAGGGCCTCAGGTGCATCTTGACCAATCAACAGACCGATCTCTTGCCCTCTTGCAATTGGCAAATTAATATCTTGTAGATGAGGCCAACCAGAAATCTCTCCTACTGATGCCATGTGATCACTCCTGATGTTTATCCTCTCCTTAGTGAATACATTTTCTATCCTAACTGCTTCAGACATTGGGCCAGTGTCAACCACCAGATCCACTACCTTGGTTTCCAATGTCTGTTCATTGTCGATGGTGGTCAACGATAGCCTCTGTGTCTGACCTTTGGCATTCAACTTCTCCGCCAGGCTCTTGGTACAGAAGGAGTTCGTGGATCCTGTATCCAACAAAGCAAATGTTCTCAATGCTTTACCACCAGATGCTGTTTGGACTCGAACAGGCACAATGGGCAGGACACATCTTTTACCGGCCCCCGTGGCATTACCAAAGGTGCTGTTAGCAGTCTCGACGAACCCATTCTGAGATGATGATGCTGTGGTCCCATCAGTCTCACTGGAACTGGATGACTGCTGTCTTGTATCCTTCAAAACATCTGTCCTCTGTGAATCGTCCTTCCTCTTAAGATGCAGAAACCTACTATGTTTCCTATTACATCCTTTCACAGAGCAGGTTCTATTTAGGAAACATTTACTTGAACTGTGTCCTGGCTTGAGACAATTAAAGCATAAATGCTTATCCTTCGCCATTTGCAGACGTTCTTCAGGTTTCATGTCCTTAAACAGGTTGCAAGAAAAGATGCCATGTTCCTTGTCACAAAGAGCACAGTCcacttccttcttcttctctgaTCCAGCAAAGTTGACCCCAGCTGCTTGAGATGATCTTTTCCAAAGTGACTGTTTTGATCCTTGAGACTGCTTCTTCTTGTCTCCAAACAGCTCTCCATAGACTGGATCATTGATTTCACAGGCTGCGTCAGTCACAAAGCGTACCACATCTTTCAACTTGGGAGATCTACCTTGGTGACGGACATCTTTGACGACCTTGAGCCACCTGGCTCTCAGATAGTAAGGCAGTCTCTCTACAATCTTTACAAGGTGTTGTTGCGAACTTATCTCTGCAACCATGTCCACCGCCTGTAGAGTCTCGCAGCAAACCTGCAGCTCATCTGCGAACTTCTGCAGTCCTTTCTTGTCACTTGGCTGCAATGTTGGCCCATTAATGACTTTCTTTGTCCAAGCATCTCCTATCTTGAACTTGTTGCCATATCGTTCTTCCAGGATGCTTCTGGCTTTCTTGTAGGCTACTGCAGAGTCCATGACCATACACGACTGAATAATGGATCTTGTTTCACCTTGGCAACAACTGAATAACTTCAGAAGCTTGGAGCTGTCATCCAGGGACGTCCTTCCTACCAGACTGTCAAATGATGTGATAAATTCATGGTAGTGTAGAGGACTTccatcaaatttcatgagttctACATTTTGCAGGCTGATTGCTTCCAACAACTGCTGATTTTGGGCAGGCAACACTCCATAAGATCCCTGAAAGGATGTCTGCTTGTCATCTAGAGGATATAGAAGAGTTTCATCTTGAGTTTTCTGTTCCAACTGGAGACTGTCCTGTAAGGAACCTTTCTTTTCCTGCTTACTAGCATGCGATGGATGACGACTCACTTTAGAA
This genomic interval from Lytechinus pictus isolate F3 Inbred chromosome 3, Lp3.0, whole genome shotgun sequence contains the following:
- the LOC129281976 gene encoding uncharacterized protein LOC129281976, yielding MSVKPEDTVNQQVSVELEEDSVRPEDSASQCNGSAVSSMSGSRLRAKAMAKRAALKAEAERLKQQQELELEQLRLQQKRRELDLQTKIEIAQAEEQIFSLFDAERSSKVSRHPSHASKQEKKGSLQDSLQLEQKTQDETLLYPLDDKQTSFQGSYGVLPAQNQQLLEAISLQNVELMKFDGSPLHYHEFITSFDSLVGRTSLDDSSKLLKLFSCCQGETRSIIQSCMVMDSAVAYKKARSILEERYGNKFKIGDAWTKKVINGPTLQPSDKKGLQKFADELQVCCETLQAVDMVAEISSQQHLVKIVERLPYYLRARWLKVVKDVRHQGRSPKLKDVVRFVTDAACEINDPVYGELFGDKKKQSQGSKQSLWKRSSQAAGVNFAGSEKKKEVDCALCDKEHGIFSCNLFKDMKPEERLQMAKDKHLCFNCLKPGHSSSKCFLNRTCSVKGCNRKHSRFLHLKRKDDSQRTDVLKDTRQQSSSSSETDGTTASSSQNGFVETANSTFGNATGAGKRCVLPIVPVRVQTASGGKALRTFALLDTGSTNSFCTKSLAEKLNAKGQTQRLSLTTIDNEQTLETKVVDLVVDTGPMSEAVRIENVFTKERINIRSDHMASVGEISGWPHLQDINLPIARGQEIGLLIGQDAPEALIPLEVRKAETGPYAVRTILGWSLHGPISGEANQGHVKASSSFINGDCHLETQLERFWKLEAETADERGLSVNDRKVTEIWAKGKAMEDGHYQLPIPFKQRPPELPNNRWVAEQRLVSLSRKLSKDDRLRSKYTEGMNDLLQKGFCEKVPKEDSFHDDKAQWYLPHHPVLHAMKPDKVRIVFDCASKCNGTALNDVVYQGPDLTNKLIGVLLRFRQAPVAIMADIEAMFHQVRVPEADRDVLKFLWWPSGDMTAQPEVYRMCVHLFGGTWSPSCCTYALRLTAADHRAEYDEEVVKMVQHNFYVDDCLVSVDDVQRAVKIVAELRSLLLEGGFRLTKWLSNHPDVLESIPETERAKQAKGLDLNHDALPVDRALGLSWDIETDCFVYKAVPKKKPPTRRGLLSVVSSIYDPLGFISPYILKAKSILQELCRLKLKWDEPVPDREGQEWEDWLKDLPEMSNMSINRCIKPHDFGAVKDYQLHHFSDASEKAYGAVSYLVMVNTEGTVNCSLILAKSRLTPLKKVTVPRLELMAATLATKLDGVLRQELDVNISKSTFWTDSTIVLRYIKNEDRRFKTFVANRVAAIRDKSDPNQWRHVRTSLNPADEASRGMTANEMKENKRWLHGPDFLYHDESTWPEDVTDVKLGNDSDLEVKSDGKSFMVETTETDHTLEFLSHYSTWYRLKRAVCWIRRFFVWLKHKSDPPETLKARLTLDEMREAEKKILSYEQKRAFPEEINALNTAQSDDGGANQKWKTVKKNSKIYKLDPKMDDGLLRVGGRLSRSSLPHEAKHPVILPKDSHVTMLVLRKIHEVSGHSGRNHMISILHQKYWITGASSLIRSMVGKCVMCKRQRGKVMEQQMSDLPEDRIRPDEPPFTRVGVDYFGPIDVKRGRCMEKRYGVVFTCLAIRAIHIEMAHSLDTDSCINAIRRFMARRGNVKEIRSDNGTNLVGAEKELRMEIRKWNQSQLHDELLQKEVKWTFNPPGASHHGGVWERMIKTVRKVLFSLTTQQILTDEGLQTLFCEIESIINSRPITMVTNDVNDVEALTPNHVLLLNTKPQLPPSITVNTDVYARRRWRQVQYLSDVFWSRWVKEYLPQLQARQRWVSPRRNIQVGDVVLLVDQNAPRNSWLLGRVLQTRPDRKGLIRQCEVKTKMGVRLRPVSKLCLILEGDL